GTGATATTTGGTACGATATGAAAATCACCGAGAATGATAGGCTATCTAATTTCCATTTCGAAAACCTAGAGATTGAGTCTGAAAATGCGGATTTTGATCCATCAATAATTGAAGGTCTCAAAATGAAAAATGTAATTGTAAATGGCACTAAAATCGCAGAGTAAGTCCAAAACTGAAAAGCTTATATTTGTTTGAACTTTAACCTATTAAATATGAAAAAAGGAAACTTATTGAGCGTGATTTTAGTGTTCTTATCTATAATAACGACATTGGCTACAGGTCCAGTTGCAGCCGGAACTGATTATAAATTGGTAATTGAAGGTTTTGATTGGGGGCCAGGCGTAAGCAAGGTTATTCTTTCTTTGGATCAACCTATTACTGAAGTTCAAGCCAATGATTTCATTGTAAATGTGACTAGAAAAACTGACCTAGGAGAAATTCCTGCTGAAATGACACGCGGTCAACGTGAGGTTATGCAAGCCTTTGTTTCAGATGCTGAAGGAACACCAATGCTCAGTGGAAAACATATAACACTTACACTTGCAGTTGCTCCCTTCAAGCCTTTAGGTTCCCCCATTCAATACTTTAGAGGCAAAGGAAATAATTGGGTGGATTATAAATTGGAGATTGTCCAAAAATCTAATAAACAGATTTGGAATAAGGAAATTGGTCGAATAATGCCATTACTGGACAATTTTGATCTAAAAGGTAAATTTACACACAGGGACATCACCATGTCGTACGCCAGTTTTGAGCCTAAAAATAGAAGTGGAAAAGCACCATTACTTATTTGGTTACATGGTGGTGGCGAAGGTGGAACAGATCCTTCCATTGCGGCAATTGGTAATAAGGCAGTAAACTATGTGTCAGAAGAAATCCAGAGCATTTTTGAAGGGGCTTATGTGCTTATCCCCCAAGCACCTACTTTTTGGATGAATAGTGAAGGTGGAGGTCATACGCGAGGAGATAAAAATGACATTTATAATGAGGGTTTAATGGCCTTGATCATGGATTATGTCAAAAATAATAAAGGTGTAGATGCTAGCAGGATCTATGTGGGTGGCTGTTCAAATGGTGGCTACATGAGTTTAAAGCTAATTTTGAACCACCCAGATTATTTTGCGGCGGGTTTTATAAGTGCACTGGCATATCAATCTTCATACATTACCGACGAGCAAATAAAGAGTATTAAGAATGTACCTATTTGGTTTGTTCAGTCCAAAGATGATGAAACAACAAAGCCAGCTGAAACGGTAGTGCCTGTGTACAATAGATTGAAAGCAGCAGGAGCACAAAACGTACATTTTAGTTACTATGATCATGTAATAGATATTACCAACCAGTATGGCGGTGCTTCTTATCGTTACAATGGACACTGGTCTTGGGTGTATCTACATGCCAATGAATGCAGGCTAGGTTTTGATGGAAAACCTGTAAAAGTAAATGGAATGCCGGTTTCTATCATGCAATGGTTGGCGGCACAGAGGAAGTGATTTTGCCTTTGTGATTTGGGTGGAATTAAAACTTGAATCAGACCTCATTTGTGCTTAAATTATATTCAGCAATCAGTTTGGTTTTATTTGCTAGGTAACGCAATAATCTTATATCCATAATAGTGAGGCTTGTCCCAAACTAATTTCTACGCTAGAAGGTTTAAAGGGTATGAAAGGTCACAGATTTACAAAATACGTTCCGGAGCTTAAGAATGGAAATAAATTCGAGCAATTGCTAGACATTTTTCAACAGTTGTTGTTGATTTTTGCTGGCGATGTGAGTGAGTCGCTGAACTACATGAATGAGCTTGATCGTCAACATAATCTCACTAGTGATGATTATGCCATGGCTGACTTTATCCAAGACCTAAAGGATAAAGGTTATATCAAGGAGGAAGAAAGAGAAGGCGAGTCTAGCTTGCAAATGACTGCTAAAAGTGAGCAGAGTATTAGGAAGTCGTCTTTGAATGAGATTTTTGGAAAACTGAAAAGGTCGAAGTCGGATGGTAACCATAAATCTAAATTTGCAGGTAGTGGAGGTGAGAAGTCTTCTGATATAAGAGATTTTCAGTGGGGTGATAGCTTAGAGTCTATTTCTATGACTGAGTCATTGAAAAATGCTCAGGTTAATAGTGGTCTTGGTGATGATTTTATGCTTACCGAGCGTGACCTAGAAGTGAATGATACCGAAATGAGCATGAATACAGCGACTGTATTGATGATCGATATCAGCCATTCTATGATTTTATATGGTGAAGATCGCATTACTCCAGCCAAAAAAGTTGCCCTTGCAATGGCGGAATTAATAAGAACTCGCTATCCAAAAGATACTCTTGACATTTTAGTATTTGGTAATGACGCTTGGCCTATCAAGTTGAAAGATATTCCATACTTAGAAGTAGGACCGTATCATACCAATACCGTTGCAGGTTTGGAACTTGCCATGGATTTACTCCGACGAAGGAAAACAAAAAACAAACAAATATTTATGATCACAGATGGCAAGCCTACTTGCCTAAAAGAGGGCATTGGATACTACAAGAATGCTTTTGGACTCGATCGTAAAATTGTAAACAAAACACTCACCATTGCACAGCAGG
This portion of the Spirosomataceae bacterium TFI 002 genome encodes:
- a CDS encoding Prolyl oligopeptidase family protein, which codes for MKKGNLLSVILVFLSIITTLATGPVAAGTDYKLVIEGFDWGPGVSKVILSLDQPITEVQANDFIVNVTRKTDLGEIPAEMTRGQREVMQAFVSDAEGTPMLSGKHITLTLAVAPFKPLGSPIQYFRGKGNNWVDYKLEIVQKSNKQIWNKEIGRIMPLLDNFDLKGKFTHRDITMSYASFEPKNRSGKAPLLIWLHGGGEGGTDPSIAAIGNKAVNYVSEEIQSIFEGAYVLIPQAPTFWMNSEGGGHTRGDKNDIYNEGLMALIMDYVKNNKGVDASRIYVGGCSNGGYMSLKLILNHPDYFAAGFISALAYQSSYITDEQIKSIKNVPIWFVQSKDDETTKPAETVVPVYNRLKAAGAQNVHFSYYDHVIDITNQYGGASYRYNGHWSWVYLHANECRLGFDGKPVKVNGMPVSIMQWLAAQRK